Within Raineyella sp. W15-4, the genomic segment CAGCACCTCGTACACCTCGGGGTAGGTGTACGAGGTGCCGGGGATGTAACCGTGGAAGTGTCCGGAGGTCTTCTTGAACTCCCCGTTGATGGTGCCTGGACGGATAGCAGTGATGTCGTAGCGAGTGTCCTGGTCGAGGAACTTTTGACGATCATTGTCGAAGCAGATGTCCCGGTAGGCTCCGTAGTACGGCTCTTCTTCGTCCAGGTCCCTCGCGTCAAACAAGAGGTTGCGCATCTGCCCGGCTTTCTTGAAGCTGCTACCGGCGCAAGTGAGTCCGTCCACAAACCGAAGAACCTGCTTCTGACGATCAAAATCGATTGGGAGGCCGGACGCCTCGACCCGAGTTACTTGCGTGTCCATGTTCGTTCTCCTCGTGCTCCTGGACCTGTGTGCTTGCCGGACGGTGCCTTCGATGCGGATGGTTGGCTGCGCACCGTGTGGGCGCTCGGAGCGCAACCAACCGGAGCACCAACCCGCCCGGCCGCACCGAAATTATTCGCTCTCAAACGCAACCTCACGGTAGCGTGACGAACTTTCGTTTGCAATCCCAAGCGCCCGTGAAGTAGGTCACCTGGCATTCGTTTGCCTGCGGATTGAGTCCGACAGCCTCTCTGGTACGGCCGATCGGCCGCGTTGGCGCGGGACTGAGGTCGGGCGGGACTGCCCGCGTTGGATAGCTGGAGCTTTCGTTCAGGTGCGGTTCTCTACGTGTGGAGTGCGTCACTCCGCTAGACTGATCCCATGAATGGGAGTGACCGGCCTGCGTTCGCCGAAGAACGGCGACGCCTGATCGCCGAAACGGTCGCGGTGCAGGGGGGAGTGCGGTCGACCGATCTGGTCGATTCCTTCGGTGTTTCAGAGCAGACCATCCGCAAGGACCTGGGTGCACTGCAAGCGCGCGGCCTGCTCAAACGAACGCACGGCGGTGCGATCGCGGTCGAGTCCCGGCCGGAGCAGCCCCCACAGGAACGGGTCTCTCAACACCGGGAGGCGAAGCTGGCGATCGCGCAGAAGATCGCCTCACTGATCTCTCCCGGTCTGTCAGTCTTCCTCGACAACGGCACCACTCTCGAGATGGTCGCTGACGCCATCACGACTCCTGACATCAACGTGCTGACCAGCGCCATCGGGGTGGCCCGTATTATGGCCGAGAGGCCAGGAATCCGGCACACCCTGCTGGGTGGTCAACTGCGCGTGCTCAGCGGGTCGCTGGTTGGTCCTGTGGCGATCGACAACGCCCGTAAGTTCACCCTGGACGTTGCTGTGATCGGTGCTGGCGGTCTCACCGCTGACGGCATCACCGTCGCAGACATCGCCGAGTCTCAGGTGAAGCAGGCGATCATTCAGAGGGCACGACAGGTGATAGTTGCCCTGGACAGCAGCAAGTTCGGGTACACCGATTATGTCGGAGTCTGTGGGCTGGATCAGATTGATGTCTTGGTGACCGACACCGAGACGTCTGAGGTCGAGGAGTGGTGCACCGACGCCGGCACGACGATCCTGCTGGCTGACCAAAGTGAGTCCTGACCCGCCCAGGGCTTGGCGACAGAGCTGGCACTATGGCCTGAGGACGCGCAACTGGCGCTCTGTGTGAGCAGCCGTCGGATGCGCGTCGTGGCAGCCCCGGTGGTGTCGACCGACTCGCGGTGTCGACCTCTCAAGGACTGAAGTCTCACTACAGACTTCGCCCCGAAATCGCCGTTGATGGCGGCATCGACGATCGTCTGCTTGCCATTGTCCTGGTGGTGCATTTCCATCATTCCTATCATTCCCCAGTTGATCGCCACCACAACAAGTCGCGGGTGTGGCGGGGGAACTCGCGTGCCGAGGGACATGGGAGGAACAGTGACCACGACACCACAGAGTCGTCGATGGGGCCTTCGGGCGGCTGCCGTCGGCCTTGTCGCCGCGCTGGGTCTGGGGTACGGGTTGCCGGCTTCTGCCGACCAGCTCGACGACCGCGAACACCAGTTGACGACACAGATCGACACCGCGAGCGCGTCGGTGGACGAGTCCACGAAACGGCTCGACGACGCACTGGCCCGGCTGAAGAGTTCGCAGGACGAGCTTGCTGCTGTGCAGGCGGCCCTCGCCGCGACTCAGGACAAGGTCACCGCGGCGACGGCGACGGATGCCCGGCTCGCCGATCAACTGACGTCCGCCCAGGCGGCCCTCGACGCTGCCAACGCGGCAGTCGAGGCCAGCCGACTGGTGATCGACGGCCAGCGTGCGGCGGTCGGCGAGATCGCCCGGGATCAGGTACAGCAGCAGCACAACCTGATGGGCCTGGCGGTGCTGGTCCAGCAGGGGTCCACCGCTGAGCTGCAGACGCGGATCCAGCTGTCGACCACGATGCTGGGCTCCACCCAGGCCCAGCTCGACCGGCTCCACCAGTTGCAGACGCAACTCGAGACCGCCCAGGAGGCGCAGACTCGGGCGACTGCGAAGGTCGCCGCCGACCGCGCGGCATCGGTCCAGTCACTGGCTGCTCTGACGCAGCTGCGGGCGACCCAGGCCGACCAGCAGCGCACGGTGGCCGCCGCGGTGGCGGCCGACCAGCAGGCGGAGGCGTCGGCGAAGGCCGAGGTGGCGAAGAACAACCAGGCCTACCAGGACCTGACCGCCGAGCGGGACAAAGTCAGCGCCGACATCGCGGCCCGGGACACCACCGCCCAACCAGGCGCCGGGAACAGTCTGACGGCGAGTCCGGCCACCGCATCGTCCACGCCGACGGGTGCTGTTTCGTCCGCGCCATCGGCGCCGAGCTCTGCCTCGGCGTCGCCTTTGCCGGCCGCCAGCACCGCCGCGCCCTCGCCGGCGGCGGCTCCGACACCGTCACCGGCGGACACCACCGCGCCGGCAACCACGATCGCGCTGTGGCGGCCCGCCAAGGGAACGACCTGGCAATGGCAGCTCACCGGAACCGTTGATCTCAGCGTCGACGCGGCCGTCTACGACGTCGACGGCTTCGATGTCTCGAAGGACACGATCACCAAGCTGCACCAGCAGGGTCGCCGAGCGATCTGCTACATCGACGCCGGGAGCTACGAGAACTGGCGATCCGATGCCGGCACCTTCCCCTCGAAGGTGCTGGGCAGCGCGATGGACGGGTGGCCGGGAGAGCGCTGGCTCGACGTCCGGCAGCTGGACGCGCTGAAACCGATCATGGAGAAGCGCTTCCAGATGTGCAAGGACAAGGGCTTCGACGCGATCGAGGCCGACAACGTCGACGGCTACTCGAACAAGACCGGGTTCCCCATCACCAGCACCCAGCAGATCGCCTACAACCGGATGCTGGCGGCGCTGGCCCACCAGCGCGGCCTGTCCATCGGCCTGAAGAACACCCCCGATCTGGTCGGCAATCTGGTCAACGATTTCGACTTCGCGGTCGTCGAGCAGTGCTACGAGTACGGCGAATGCGCGGCCTTCACTCCGTTCATCCGGCAGAACAAGGCGGTGCTGCACGTGGAGTACAACGTGCCCGTCACCAAGTTCTGTGCAACCACGAAGGGACTCGGCTTCTCGTCGATGCTCAAGAAGCTCGACCTCGGCGCATGGCGGCAGGTGTGTCCCTGAGCCTGGTCGACGGCACGGCGCGCTGACGAGGCGGATGATCGCGTTGCGGTTGTGCGGCCGGTTGGCGTCCCGGATGACATCAGCGGTGAGGATGTCGACACCGCCATCGCCCGCGTCCGGACCGGCCAAGGAACCTGGTCGAGTCGGGCCGGATGGCTTCTACCAATAACTGGAGCCGTTCGACTTGGCGAGATGATGTACACTTTTCTGTACAGGAAGTGTCGGATGAAGACGATGAGTTACACCGAGTCCAGGGCCCGCTATGCCGAGGTCCTAGATGCTGTCGTCAACGACCGCGAGGAAGTGGTCATTACTCGTGCCGGGCACGATCCCGTGGTGATCCTGTCCCTGGCGGACTACGAGTCACTACGGGAGACCGCCTACCTGATGCGCTCTCCCGCCAACGCGCGACGTCTCTTCGATGCGATGGAGCGACTGGAAGACGGTCGCGGTGAGCAACACGATCTCGTGGGGACAGAGACGGAAGCGGACTGAGGTGCTACTGGTTTGGGATGAGAACGCCTGGCAAGACTACCTGTGGTGGCAGGCGCAGGATCGGCGCGTACTCAAGCGAATCAACGCCCTCCTGGCGGACATCCAACGCAACGGGACCGAGGGGATCGGCAAACCCGAGGCACTCAAGCATGACTTCGCCGGTTACTGGTTACGGCGCATCACCGACGAACACCGATTGGTCTACAAGGTCGCTGGCAACGAGGTCAGGATCGCTGCCTGCCGGTACCACTACGGCTGAGGCACCCCCTGCGTTGCTTGTTGCCGCGGGGGTCCGGGTCCTGCCGATGCCAGGTGTCGTCCAGATGGATCGCCACCAGTCCGTGAATGACGTGGCCGCTCGTCGGGTCGCCCACGCGTTGATAGCACAGTCCGGTGGGAATGCCCTGGCTCCGTAATACTGCGGCCAGCAGGTGCGACTTCGCGTAGCAGAGTCCGACTCGTTCTCGGAGCACCTCGGAAGCACTGAGCGTCACGCGAGGGTCGTGGACATCATACGAATGGCTCACCTTGTCACGTACCCATTCGAACGTGGCCCGAGCGAACGTGACGTCCGAGGCATGGCCGGCTCGGAGCTCCTCCTCCAGCGTCCGCACCGCCGTGTGGTCGCTCTGGACGAACTCATCCGGATCGAGATAGTCACGCGGCGGCACGGCCTGGAGTCGTGGGTGGGACATACCCACCACCTACCCTTCACGAATCGTGGACGTGAGGTCAGCATCGTGCGCCGGCGCGTCGATATCGGCGGTGTGGAGGAACCCGAGCCTCGGCATGTCCATCATCATGACTGCTGACATGACCGATGCGTAGTCTGCCTTCGTGCCAGAAGACCAGCGTTCGAGCCGCACCGCGGGAGAACCCCCACTGCACGGGCGCGCCGGCGCCGAGCGGTGGGCAGACTACCTCGACTGGATGCGTGAGGAGATCATCGACGGCGTTCTGGGGCTTCCGGAGTCCGAGCACCGTCTGTCGCGCTTGCCCAGCGGTTGGTCCCCCATCGAGCTGCTCAGTCACCTCCTGCACATGGAGCAGCGGTGGTTCGTGTGGGGCTTCCTCGGCGAGCAGGTGTCCGGGCCGTGGGGCGACTGGAATGTCGCCCCCTCCGGTGGGCAGTCGCCCGACGGGGTCGTCCCTCGGTGGACGGTCGGCAGCGAGGTGACTGCGGAGGAGCTGGCCACGGACCTACGACGCATGGGCCTGCGAACGCGCGCTGTGATGGACGGCCACGGCTTGGACGCCCGCGCTCGTCTCGGCGGACGGTTCACCGCGGACCCACCCACCCTCGAGTGGATCTGTTTCCACGTCCTGGTGGAGTACGCGCGCCATGCAGGTCAGTTCGATGTTGTGCAGGAACTCGCCTCGGTCCCGCGCCCGAGGGCGTGAGGAAGCGGTTGGGTCAGCATCCTCGCAGCACGCACCAACCGCCTCAGCCGCGCCAGGCGTCGAGGTCGGCGTGCTGGCGTTCCAACTCCGGCATCGGACCGTACGCTTCTTCGAGGACTCCCAGCGCCCGCAACGCGGCCTCGCGTCCCGCCGGGTCGATCCGGCCGGTGAGCCGGAGCAGCGTGAAGGCCGCTCCGACCACGATGGTCGCCGCGTCGATCGGCCCTCCCGGCTCCGGCACGTCCTCTCCCCCGTCGGGAAGATCGAGATCGTCGAGGGCCCCCTCGAAGCCGCTCTCCCCCAGCAGGTCCGCCACGGTGAAGTCGGCGATCTCGTCACGCCGGTCGGCCCACTCGTCCAGCAGGTCGGCACCCTCGTCAGTGCCGAACGGGGCGAACTCGCCCGCCGGATCGTCGTAGACAGGATCGGTGAAGTGCTGTTGGAAGGCGGGGTGCGCTGTGGGGAGCGGCCACTCGCCGTCCGGGTCCTCTTCGATGCCGATCTGATCCATGTCCGGGTTCCTCTCGACGAAATGTTCGGCTCCGAGAGCGTCGCATTCCGGGGCCGGTCTCGCGACCCGGTGCAGCAACTTCCGAGGTGAGCCGCGTCACCAGGCCACCGCCGCCCCGTCGGTCGCCATTACTCCGCTCCGGTAGATTGGAGGTACGCCCTCAGCGGGGAGGCTGATGTCATGCCGTGGATCCTGTGGTTGATCTTGGCGGTCGCGCTTGGTGCCGCCGAGATCTTCACCCTCACCCTGGCCTTCGGGCTGCTCGCGGTGGCGGCGCTCGTCGCGGCGGTGGCGGCCGGGGTCGGGGGCGGATTGCTGGCGCAAGTCCTCGCCTTCGCGGTCTCCGGAGTGCTCGGCTTGCTGGTTGTACGCCCGATCGCCCGCCGGCAGATGAAGACTCCCCCGCTGTCCCGCGAGGGCGCCGAGGCACTGGTCGGCCGCACCGCGGTGGTCCTGAAGGACGTCAGCGCGCAGGCCGGACTGATCAAGCTGGCCGGGGAGGAGTGGTCCGCCCGCTCCTACGACGAGTCACAGGTGATCGCCGCGGGGACCACGGTCGAGGTCCTGGAGATCGAGGGCGCGCGGGCGGTCGTCTACCCCCGCGAGTTGCTGCCGTGACAGCCGGCATGATGTGACAGCCGGAGCGAACAGAGGTGGAGTGCAATGGAATGGGTGCTGGTACCGAT encodes:
- a CDS encoding DUF664 domain-containing protein, producing MPEDQRSSRTAGEPPLHGRAGAERWADYLDWMREEIIDGVLGLPESEHRLSRLPSGWSPIELLSHLLHMEQRWFVWGFLGEQVSGPWGDWNVAPSGGQSPDGVVPRWTVGSEVTAEELATDLRRMGLRTRAVMDGHGLDARARLGGRFTADPPTLEWICFHVLVEYARHAGQFDVVQELASVPRPRA
- a CDS encoding transglutaminase family protein, which encodes MSHPRLQAVPPRDYLDPDEFVQSDHTAVRTLEEELRAGHASDVTFARATFEWVRDKVSHSYDVHDPRVTLSASEVLRERVGLCYAKSHLLAAVLRSQGIPTGLCYQRVGDPTSGHVIHGLVAIHLDDTWHRQDPDPRGNKQRRGCLSRSGTGRQRS
- a CDS encoding DeoR/GlpR family DNA-binding transcription regulator, whose product is MNGSDRPAFAEERRRLIAETVAVQGGVRSTDLVDSFGVSEQTIRKDLGALQARGLLKRTHGGAIAVESRPEQPPQERVSQHREAKLAIAQKIASLISPGLSVFLDNGTTLEMVADAITTPDINVLTSAIGVARIMAERPGIRHTLLGGQLRVLSGSLVGPVAIDNARKFTLDVAVIGAGGLTADGITVADIAESQVKQAIIQRARQVIVALDSSKFGYTDYVGVCGLDQIDVLVTDTETSEVEEWCTDAGTTILLADQSES
- a CDS encoding type II toxin-antitoxin system prevent-host-death family antitoxin — translated: MKTMSYTESRARYAEVLDAVVNDREEVVITRAGHDPVVILSLADYESLRETAYLMRSPANARRLFDAMERLEDGRGEQHDLVGTETEAD
- a CDS encoding Txe/YoeB family addiction module toxin: MLLVWDENAWQDYLWWQAQDRRVLKRINALLADIQRNGTEGIGKPEALKHDFAGYWLRRITDEHRLVYKVAGNEVRIAACRYHYG
- a CDS encoding NfeD family protein, producing the protein MPWILWLILAVALGAAEIFTLTLAFGLLAVAALVAAVAAGVGGGLLAQVLAFAVSGVLGLLVVRPIARRQMKTPPLSREGAEALVGRTAVVLKDVSAQAGLIKLAGEEWSARSYDESQVIAAGTTVEVLEIEGARAVVYPRELLP
- a CDS encoding endo alpha-1,4 polygalactosaminidase, with the translated sequence MTTTPQSRRWGLRAAAVGLVAALGLGYGLPASADQLDDREHQLTTQIDTASASVDESTKRLDDALARLKSSQDELAAVQAALAATQDKVTAATATDARLADQLTSAQAALDAANAAVEASRLVIDGQRAAVGEIARDQVQQQHNLMGLAVLVQQGSTAELQTRIQLSTTMLGSTQAQLDRLHQLQTQLETAQEAQTRATAKVAADRAASVQSLAALTQLRATQADQQRTVAAAVAADQQAEASAKAEVAKNNQAYQDLTAERDKVSADIAARDTTAQPGAGNSLTASPATASSTPTGAVSSAPSAPSSASASPLPAASTAAPSPAAAPTPSPADTTAPATTIALWRPAKGTTWQWQLTGTVDLSVDAAVYDVDGFDVSKDTITKLHQQGRRAICYIDAGSYENWRSDAGTFPSKVLGSAMDGWPGERWLDVRQLDALKPIMEKRFQMCKDKGFDAIEADNVDGYSNKTGFPITSTQQIAYNRMLAALAHQRGLSIGLKNTPDLVGNLVNDFDFAVVEQCYEYGECAAFTPFIRQNKAVLHVEYNVPVTKFCATTKGLGFSSMLKKLDLGAWRQVCP